From Cryptococcus neoformans var. neoformans B-3501A chromosome 6, whole genome shotgun sequence, the proteins below share one genomic window:
- a CDS encoding hypothetical protein (HMMPfam hit to MIF4G, MIF4G domain, score: 210.9, E(): 2.4e-60): MLTPLGQSQPASSTTLAIPPNRTPMSSTADYVAKYPRRAALLHVAEKYWLDDARRPPGSLDSSLKKHTTLINKLKSSLLVGPAEALIKDIDGLTLAKYLDEIVAAVVEGAAKKGDPEVAVDVIIHLHSRLTPDFLPQLLQPLLTLLSANAAATGPIGKDGEKDKEKEDRERLSKQRPVLRIVAELAMVGAWSEGVVKGAAEVGKVLKGLMTGDPQYSNLPLITTFLKYFGRAYLGDNPVLSKAADGVKEEEAAETLPESVTELVPPEIQKQMWQLFVNYFNTASKTLVKGQLKLLEQDKRNHEAYIKSGEIFEDRQQAYEKMTRAVERLTTGVQTLADLLNLTPPTLPTAASLSKSGLQIVESTSSFTVRDDGPIAGGIWDDEEEQKFYEDLIDLKEVVPASLLGIREKSKEEDQEGGGSRDNKREEEEKQKEAHKAEEEALRKQLEQMELADSHAQLEPEPESELEPQPHTLERTASSSSLLSITHDEAQAAEGEDEQTAPVTMMTAIEEDGLQSGPAARLSALFAALPESNNREMVDKLAVEFAFLNSKAARKRLIKFIGEVPKQRTDLLPHYSRLIATLNPYMPDVGAGILDILDEELRYLQRKKLVRELDSTRLKNVRFYGELAKFKVAKPFNILHVLKVFLDDFKFNIENISNLLETCGRFLLRYEGTAEVAKRMVGVFARFVNSSNPEVWLIMISQVELMRKKQANMHLDQRHQLMLENAFYMCNPPERIVREVVQLTPMQSFIRHLLDEVLMKRTHDKVLKLLRKLHWEDPEVYGFILSAFTNVWEVKFGNIPQLADLVFDLQRWHPEFGIAVVDQVLENIRIDMEENIFKFNQRRIATMKYVGELYMYRVISASVIFEILWSLLSFGHVEPMPFPGRESPIDAVDDFFRVRLACTLLDTCGVCFPKGSQGRKLEQYLIMLQLYITCKTELPMDVDFMLTDTLDLLRPKMPKLRTFAQAAAVVDELMATVGDMGGEDSASEDEEERQSPEDKPDEPEPVVENVQSAEDDDEDVVLIRDTSKNDELDAEERAAFDREFAKVLADTTDTRREQRKAAPPIFDTAVPIVKKKIEEPKAKTGNGIGEEEGRMQFMLMSKKAGKQQLRTLAIPVDSTIALNTRTQQAQSKAEQEQLKRLVLQNERRLERSEMEGIETRGVKLRFAHS, translated from the exons ATGCTCACTCCACTCGGCCAGTCTCAGCCAGCGAGCAGCACGACACTCGCCATCCCACCGAACAGGACGCCCATGTCCTCCACGGCCGACTACGTCGCAAAGTATCCGCGGAGAGCAGCTCTCCTCCACGTAGCGGAGAAGTACTGGCTCGACGATGCCAGGC GTCCGCCTGGCAGCCTCGATTCGTCTCTCAAAAAGCACACGACTCTCATCAACAAACTCAAATCCTCGCTCTTGGTCGGTCCCGCGGAAGCATTGATCAAAGATATCGACGGCTTGACATTGGCAAAGTATCTGGATGAAATCGTTGCTGCCGTCGTCGAAGGTGCGGCAAAGAAGGGCGACCCAGAAGTTGCCGTGGAT GtaatcatccatcttcattcaCGGCTTACCCCCGactttcttcctcaacttctcCAACCTCTCCTGACGCTTCTATCCGCGAATGCAGCTGCCACTGGACCTATAggcaaagatggagaaaaggacaaggagaaggaggatagAGAGAGGTTATCAAAGCAGAGGCCTGTTTTGAGGATCGTAGCAGAGTTGGCAATGGTGGGTGCTTGGTCTGAAGGAGTCGTCAAAGGCGCCGCAGAGGTCGGTAAAGTGCTCAAGGGATTG ATGACCGGCGATCCTCAATACAGTAATCTCCCATTAATCACCACATTCCTCAAATACTTTGGCCGGGCCTACTTGGGCGACAACCCCGTCTTGAGCAAAGCAGCTGATGGTgtaaaggaagaggaggcggCGGAGACGCTCCCCGAAAGTGTGACCGAACTCGTTCCTCCCGAAATTCAAAAGCAAATGTGGCAGCTATTCGTCAATTACTTCAACACTGCTAGCAAAACCTTGGTCAAGGGACAGCTCAAACTTCTCGAGCAGGATAAACGCAACCATGAGGCTTACATCAAATCTGGCGAAATTTTCGAAGATCGTCAACAGGCATATGAAAAAATGACTCGTGCCGTCGAAAGACTCACTACTGGCGTCCAGACACTCGCAGATCTCCTCAATCTGACTCCTCCCACCTTGCCAACTGCTGCATCACTCTCCAAATCGGGTCTTCAGATAGTAGAATCTACTTCCTCATTCACAGTCCGTGATGATGGTCCAATCGCAGGCGGTATAtgggacgatgaagaggaacaaAAATTTTACGAAGATTTAATCGATCTGAAAGAGGTCGTCCCAGCTTCCTTGCTCGGCATCAGGGAAAAatcgaaagaagaagatcaggAAGGGGGTGGGTCCCGGGATAATAAAcgtgaagaggaggagaagcagaaggaggctcacaaggcagaagaagaagctctcCGCAAACAGCTCGAACAGATGGAGCTGGCCGATTCGCATGCTCAGCTCGAACCCGAACCTGAATCCGAACTCGAACCTCAACCTCACACTTTGGAACGCACCgcgtcgtcttcctccttgctcTCTATAACCCACGATGAAGCTCAAGCGGCcgagggagaagacgagCAGACTGCACCAGTGACTATGATGACTGCCatcgaagaggatggattgCAATCTGGTCCCGCAGCGAGGTTATCGGCTCTCTTTGCAGCGTTGCCCGAATCGAACAATAgggagatggtggataAGTTGGCTGTAGAGTTTGCGTTTTTGAATTCCAAAGcggcaaggaagaggctCATCAAG TTCATCGGTGAAGTGCCAAAACAAAGGACCGACTTGTTACCGCATTACTCTAGGCTTATTGCCACGCTGAATCCTTACATGCCGGATGTTGGCGCAGGTATTCTTGATATC ctggatgaagaattgagaTATTtgcaaaggaagaaactTGTCCGAGAATTGGATAGCACACGTCTCAAG AATGTCAGGTTCTATGGCGAATTGGCCAAATTCAAGGTTGCTAAACCTTTCAACATTCTTCATGTACTCAAAGTCTTTTTGGATGACTTCAAGTTCAATATCGAAAACATCTCAAACCTGTTGGAGACTTGCGGACGGTTTTTGCTGCGGTACGAAGGAACAGCAGAAGTGGCCAAGCGTATGGTAGGTGTTTTCGCGCGTTTCGTTAATAGTTCAAATCCGGAGGTTTGGCTGATTATGATATCACAGGTAgagttgatgaggaaaaagcaAGCGAATATGCATCTTGACCAGAGACATCAGCTTATGCTGGAAAATGCCTTTTACATG TGCAACCCGCCTGAGAGAATAGTCAGAGAAGTGGTACAGCTCACTCCTATGCAGAGTTTCATCCggcatcttcttgatgaaGTGTTGATGAAGCGAACGCACGATAAGGTGTTAAAACTGCTGAGAAAGTTGCATTGGGAAGATCCAGAG GTCTACGGCTTTATCCTCTCTGCCTTTACAAATGTTTGGGAGGTCAAGTTTGGTAATATTCCTCAACTCGCAGATCTCGTCTTTGATCTTCAACGATGGCATCCTGAATTCGGTATCGCGGTCGTTGACCAGGTCCTGGAAAACATTCGCATTGACATGGAGGAAAACATCTTCAAGTTCAACCAGAGAAGAATCGCGACAATGAAGTACGTAGGAGAGCTGTATATGTACAGGGTCATCAGCGCTTCCGTCATCTTTGAAATTCTTTGGTCACTTTTGTCTTTTGGGCATG TCGAGCCAATGCCATTCCCAGGTAGAGAAAGCCCTATTGACGCCGTAGATGACTTTTTCCGTGTCCGTCTGGCTTGCACATTACTCGATACCTGTGGCGTATGTTTCCCAAAAGGCTCTCAGGGACGCAAATTGGAACAGTACCTCATCATGCTTCAA CTCTATATCACATGCAAAACCGAGCTACCAATGGATGTTGACTTTATGCTGACAGATACCCTCGAC CTTTTGCGGCCAAAAATGCCCAAGCTAAGAACATTTGCGCAAGCAGCagctgttgttgatgagtTGATGGCTACGGTAGGCGACATGGGCG GAGAAGATAGTGCATcagaggacgaagaggaacgTCAATCACCTGAAGACAAGCCTGACGAG CCGGAACCTGTCGTCGAAAACGTCCAGTCAgcggaagatgacgatgaggatgtcgtTCTCATCCGCGACACCTCCAAAAATGACGAGCTTGATGCCGAAGAACGAGCTGCATTTGATCGAGAGTTTGCAAAAGTATTGGCAGATACTACCGATACCAGGCGAGAACAGAGAAAGGCCGCGCCACCGATCTTTGACACTGCTGTGCCCATTGTCAAGAAAAAGATCGAAGAACCCAAGGCAAAAACTGGTAACGGAAtcggggaggaagaaggaagaatgcaGTTCATGTTGATGTCCAAGAAGGCAGGAAAACAGCAG CTGCGAACGTTGGCCATTCCTGTGGATTCCACCATTGCGTTGAACACTAGGACTCAGCAAGCTCAGAGCAAAGCGGAGCAAGAGCAGCTCAAGAGGTTGGTATTGCAGAATGAAAGAAGGTTGGAAAGATcagaaatggaag GCATCGAGACGAGAGGTGTGAAGCTCCGTTTTGCACATTCATGA